In Uranotaenia lowii strain MFRU-FL chromosome 2, ASM2978415v1, whole genome shotgun sequence, one genomic interval encodes:
- the LOC129741090 gene encoding uncharacterized protein LOC129741090, which yields MEVSLVLVPHLLDDQPSIRLEAKDVSVPSNIELADPTFYKRRGIEIILGARVLFQILSPRQIQCTNGPNLQESALGWLVGGLVSLRSTRKAVMTVATVSTNEIQEEEDPDGKLDTLFKRFWALEEVTSAEAKSTSDQVNLCEEHFLQHTKIGADGKYIVRLPFNDKPIQLGDSYEQARRRLFSLERKLTRTPEVYEQYREFLKEYLTLNHMEVVEPKDYQKIRYFIPHSCVIKPDSSSTKLRVVFDASAKASNGHSLNDMLRSGPAIQTEQFDLLLDFRCHDKVLMADIAKMYRQVHVHETDSWYQCIAWRDNPSEAIQAYRLKTVTYGEAASSFLACRALHQVGEEIRSHQPSIADIIQKCFYVDNLMMGGNSAEGLLSQRKAVEAALLQRGFPLRKWASNDASIIEDVPADDLEKEINIGNHDVIKTLGVAWSPRGDTFRFLVEDRNASKQTITKRQLASEVLRLYDPLGIMQPVIITAKILLQSLWKTKLGWEDQIPPETLHEWQQLKKTLPKLAELEFPRQAIPSNVAHLELHGFSDASIRAYGGAIYAFAIDTQGNKSMNLLCAKSRVVPMKDLTLPRKELIGAKLLAELMSRVIGIIPQHINKVHYWCDSQVVLSWIHANDQHAEVYVRNRVKIIQQLTNKMSWRYIPTDQNPADVISRGISVRKLLTTKKQLWLHATPYALEVHPEIQVCAIQQAPTIDHTLHDPDPEDYIQSYKYCNSFRRTRRHFALIQRAISNFKAKATSSINSEQLLQTMTGPLTVEELEAGLHLVIKNMQSVCLGQELKSIGLHGIPTKQGPLQHLNPMLAGGLIRVTGRLNLADLPEEQRHPIFIPREHPFARIILVHLHRSNNHAGLEIVLAEFQRSYWMKGLRKTTQSVLQKCVLCVRARPRRFEQMMGQLPRPRVNPSTAFTHTGVDLCGPFQVLPSQRAKMRLTVYACLFVCFSTKAVHIEVVEDQSTGAFLAALIRFVSVRGTPEVIYSDNGRNFVGASRELAELSKVYNSELFQNELIGIAAEEGIRFSFIPPRSPNFGGLWEANIKVAKRLFTAAARGSSFNILEIQTVFYQVSAIMNSRPLTSIFSDAGAPEPLTPGHFLIGRAITTIPIPASHLEQQNLVMRWKRIQRQTAQFWRRWQNEYLQHLRCIFKWTKRQPNLQPGQIVLIGDDNNPVAKWPMGIVTHTKPGKDGVVRVATVRTASGTYTRNVRALAPLPIDITESQVGESVETSQFDSSEIVNKPHHEVREQGPVPENEEDPPPLAMSSNVWSDRLRSKGGRKWSG from the coding sequence ATGGAGGTAAGTTTAGTTTTGGTTCCGCACCTTTTAGACGACCAGCCCAGCATTCGGCTGGAAGCGAAGGATGTGAGTGTTCCGTCAAACATTGAGTTAGCGGACCCCACATTCTACAAGAGAAGAGGCATCGAGATTATACTCGGTGCCCGAGTACTATTCCAGATTCTGAGCCCCAGACAAATCCAATGTACAAATGGCCCGAATCTTCAGGAGTCAGCCTTAGGCTGGCTTGTTGGCGGACTAGTTTCGCTACGGTCAACCCGGAAAGCAGTAATGACTGTTGCCACCGTTAGTACAAATGAGATCCAAGAAGAAGAGGACCCCGATGGGAAATTGGATACTCTCTTCAAGAGGTTTTGGGCCTTGGAGGAGGTAACTTCTGCGGAAGCGAAGTCCACCTCTGACCAGGTAAACCTATGCGAGGAGCACTTCCTCCAGCACACCAAGATAGGGGCAGATGGCAAATATATTGTGCGCCTCCCTTTCAACGACAAGCCCATTCAACTGGGTGATTCCTACGAGCAAGCAAGAAGACGCTTGTTCTCGCTAGAAAGGAAACTCACGCGAACTCCAGAAGTATACGAGCAATACAGAGAGTTCCTGAAAGAGTATCTGACATTAAATCATATGGAAGTTGTAGAACCAAAGGATTATCAAAAAATCCGCTACTTCATACCCCACTCATGTGTCATCAAGCCAGATTCTTCATCGACCAAGCTTCGCGTGGTATTTGATGCAAGCGCTAAGGCATCAAATGGACATTCCTTGAATGACATGCTGCGTAGTGGACCAGCGATCCAAACGGAGCAATTCGATTTGCTCCTGGACTTTCGCTGCCATgacaaggtgttaatggccgaCATCGCGAAGATGTATCGGCAAGTCCATGTCCACGAAACGGACTCGTGGTACCAGTGCATCGCCTGGAGGGATAATCCTTCGGAAGCGATTCAGGCTTATCGCCTCAAAACAGTGACTTATGGCGAGGCGGCATCCTCATTCCTAGCATGTCGCGCTCTACACCAAGTCGGAGAAGAAATCCGATCGCATCAGCCGAGCATTGCTGATATTATTCAGAAATGTTTCTACGTCGACAATTTGATGATGGGGGGAAATTCAGCAGAAGGTCTTCTGAGTCAACGAAAAGCCGTGGAGGCCGCTCTTCTGCAGCGAGGCTTTCCCTTACGGAAATGGGCATCCAACGATGCCAGCATCATAGAAGATGTACCTGCCGACGATCTCGAAAAGGAGATCAACATCGGAAATCACGATGTGATTAAAACCCTAGGCGTGGCCTGGTCTCCACGCGGAGATACCTTTCGATTCCTAGTGGAGGACCGCAATGCAAGCAAGCAAACTATTACCAAGAGGCAGCTGGCCTCGGAGGTGCTCAGATTATATGATCCGTTGGGCATAATGCAACCGGTCATCATTACAGCAAAAATATTGCTGCAGAGCTTGTGGAAAACCAAGCTCGGTTGGGAGGACCAGATCCCACCAGAAACTTTGCACGAATGGCAGCAACTGAAGAAAACGCTGCCGAAGTTGGCGGAACTAGAGTTCCCGCGTCAAGCTATCCCGAGTAACGTAGCACACTTGGAGCTGCACGGTTTCTCGGACGCTTCTATTCGCGCTTATGGAGGCGCAATTTATGCCTTTGCCATAGACACGCAAGGTAACAAGTCCATGAACCTGCTTTGTGCAAAGTCGCGTGTAGTCCCGATGAAGGACCTCACTCTTCCTCGAAAGGAATTAATTGGAGCCAAATTGTTGGCAGAGTTGATGAGCCGCGTGATCGGCATCATACCACAACACATTAACAAGGTTCACTACTGGTGCGACTCGCAAGTAGTGTTGTCTTGGATACACGCAAACGATCAACACGCCGAGGTGTATGTTCGAAATCGTGTGAAAATCATTCAACAATTAACAAACAAGATGAGCTGGAGGTACATCCCCACCGACCAGAACCCAGCGGATGTGATCTCCAGAGGAATCTCAGTGAGGAAACTGTTGACCACCAAGAAGCAGCTGTGGCTGCATGCCACCCCGTATGCACTAGAGGTACATCCAGAAATTCAAGTATGCGCAATTCAGCAAGCGCCGACCATCGACCACACTCTGCATGATCCTGACCCAGAAGATTATATCCAGAGTTACAAGTACTGCAATTCTTTCCGAAGGACCAGAAGGCATTTCGCCTTAATACAGCGCGCCATAAGCAATTTTAAGGCAAAAGCTACAAGTTCTATTAATTCTGAACAACTCCTACAAACCATGACCGGCCCTCTAACTGTTGAAGAGCTGGAAGCAGGACTACATCTAGTCATCAAAAATATGCAATCCGTCTGCCTAGGACAAGAGCTGAAGAGCATCGGTTTACACGGCATTCCTACAAAGCAGGGCCCCCTGCAGCACCTCAATCCTATGCTGGCAGGTGGCCTCATTCGAGTAACAGGCAGGTTAAACTTAGCAGACTTGCCTGAAGAACAGCGACATCCAATATTCATTCCGAGGGAGCATCCGTTTGCACGAATCATCCTTGTGCATCTACATCGCTCCAATAACCACGCCGGTCTGGAAATAGTCTTGGCCGAATTTCAACGAAGCTATTGGATGAAGGGATTGCGGAAAACAACCCAATCCGTCCTTCAAAAATGCGTACTCTGCGTACGGGCAAGGCCTCGCAGATTCGAGCAAATGATGGGCCAGCTTCCACGGCCCAGAGTGAATCCCTCTACAGCGTTCACTCATACTGGCGTAGACTTGTGCGGGCCGTTCCAAGTGCTGCCAAGTCAGCGGGCGAAAATGAGGCTTACCGTTTACGCCTGCCTGTTTGTGTGCTTTTCGACCAAAGCAGTGCATATCGAGGTGGTGGAGGATCAATCCACCGGGGCCTTCTTAGCCGCCTTGATACGGTTTGTATCAGTGCGTGGTACACCGGAGGTGATATACTCCGACAACGGCCGCAACTTCGTCGGAGCCAGCCGCGAACTTGCAGAACTGAGCAAAGTATATAACTCGGAGTTGTTCCAAAACGAACTCATAGGGATAGCAGCTGAGGAAGGAATACGCTTTTCCTTCATCCCTCCGAGAAGCCCTAATTTCGGAGGTCTGTGGGAGGCCAACATAAAAGTGGCCAAAAGACTCTTCACCGCAGCCGCTCGTGGATCCAGCTTTAATATATTGGAGATTCAGACGGTGTTCTACCAAGTATCAGCGATAATGAATTCACGTCCGCTGACCTCAATTTTCTCCGACGCCGGAGCTCCGGAACCTTTAACACCAGGGCACTTCCTAATAGGAAGAGCCATAACTACTATACCCATCCCGGCAAGCCACTTAGAACAGCAAAACTTAGTTATGCGCTGGAAGCGCATTCAACGCCAAACCGCACAATTCTGGCGTAGATGGCAAAATGAATATTTGCAGCATTTGCGCTGTATCTTCAAGTGGACAAAAAGGCAACCTAACCTGCAGCCAGGTCAAATAGTATTGATTGGAGACGATAACAACCCCGTGGCAAAGTGGCCCATGGGAATCGTAACTCACACCAAACCCGGAAAGGATGGAGTTGTGCGGGTAGCAACGGTACGCACAGCTTCAGGTACCTACACACGAAATGTTCGGGCTTTGGCACCACTGCCCATCGACATTACCGAAAGTCAAGTAGGCGAATCAGTCGAAACATCTCAATTTGATTCTTCAGAAATAGTGAATAAACCACACCATGAAGTACGCGAGCAAGGGCCAGTACCTGAAAACGAAGAAGACCCACCACCCCTGGCTATGAGTAGCAATGTTTGGAGCGACAGACTTCGCTCCAAAGGGGGGAGAAAATGGAGCGGTTAA